Proteins encoded together in one Streptomyces rubradiris window:
- a CDS encoding prolyl hydroxylase family protein, giving the protein MVLTLDSALEERTQPFQLFRGRDLLDDGQLKELLATMPTADIAKIAVEDPKHEKQYRMNLVDLIVLEKEAPVFPRLPAVWRDLVEDLRGAEFTTWLEKSTGIELAGLQRSIGLYTHRNGDYLSVHKDKPTKAITVILYLNRDWPVEAGGQFQIFASPKEGPTEEISPVGGQLLAFPPTDTSWHAVSKIEHPEGTERITVQIEYWLTTGLAGSAYRPQN; this is encoded by the coding sequence GTGGTGCTGACGCTCGACTCGGCGCTGGAGGAACGTACCCAGCCGTTCCAGCTCTTCCGCGGCCGTGACCTGCTCGACGACGGGCAACTGAAGGAGTTGCTCGCGACCATGCCGACCGCCGACATCGCGAAGATCGCGGTCGAGGACCCGAAGCACGAGAAGCAGTACCGGATGAACCTCGTGGACCTCATCGTCCTCGAAAAGGAGGCCCCGGTCTTCCCCCGCCTGCCCGCGGTCTGGCGCGACCTCGTGGAGGACCTGCGCGGCGCCGAGTTCACCACCTGGCTGGAGAAGTCGACCGGGATCGAACTGGCCGGCCTGCAGCGCAGCATCGGCCTCTACACCCACCGCAACGGCGACTACCTGTCGGTACACAAGGACAAGCCGACCAAGGCGATCACCGTGATCCTCTACCTGAACCGTGACTGGCCCGTCGAGGCGGGCGGGCAGTTCCAGATCTTCGCGTCCCCCAAGGAGGGTCCGACGGAGGAGATCAGCCCGGTCGGCGGCCAGCTGCTGGCCTTCCCGCCCACCGACACGTCGTGGCACGCGGTCTCGAAGATCGAGCACCCGGAGGGGACCGAGCGGATCACGGTCCAGATCGAGTACTGGCTGACCACCGGGCTCGCCGGCTCCGCGTACCGGCCGCAGAACTGA
- a CDS encoding B12-binding domain-containing radical SAM protein, protein MGKIVDEPRKILVIWPPQVLSYFNAGHHLALYQVTGHLRAVYPGAQVTAIDASVERLTWKDLGSRLFQERYDVIAVMNEFDGIDGLRRLVSYARALNPDAPIVTFGRLSGVNPRFFERFDIDAIVENGDFESGVVAAIEAFRDRAADAAGVHLRRDGSWAAPQRRGDLLPAEDWYLPTPDEIPYGHYDALYFDDANKFCGIPRRRELVVPAARGCPVGCSYCEVPLIYTRKERRLTVERTLQYIEESFAAAPFEYVAFYAPTFTLDKKWMEELCRELTGRGSPYPWKCATTVHHLSEGMIRSMGAAGCVRISVGLETLDPQEGALLPRAKQKSAVDLDRLSAWCKESGIELNCFVIVGLPGTTIEGAERTIEAVQERGGRARPTVYAPWELAGPDLLDHEMAAFNRQLFVPGTHALTDEELARGYDIVFGSQPDVTQVFENIPARAAGPALRPA, encoded by the coding sequence ATGGGAAAGATTGTGGACGAACCCCGGAAGATCCTCGTGATCTGGCCGCCGCAGGTGCTCAGCTACTTCAACGCGGGGCACCACCTCGCGCTCTACCAGGTCACCGGTCACCTGCGCGCCGTCTACCCGGGCGCCCAGGTCACCGCGATCGACGCCAGTGTCGAGCGGCTGACGTGGAAGGACCTCGGCAGCAGGCTCTTCCAGGAGCGGTACGACGTGATCGCCGTGATGAACGAGTTCGACGGCATCGACGGGCTGCGCCGGCTCGTCTCCTACGCGCGGGCGCTGAACCCGGATGCCCCGATCGTCACGTTCGGCAGGCTGTCCGGGGTCAACCCCCGCTTCTTCGAGCGCTTCGACATCGACGCGATCGTGGAGAACGGCGACTTCGAGTCCGGCGTCGTCGCCGCGATCGAGGCCTTCCGGGACCGGGCGGCCGACGCGGCGGGGGTGCACCTGCGCCGCGACGGCTCCTGGGCCGCTCCCCAGCGCCGCGGCGACCTGCTCCCGGCAGAGGACTGGTACCTGCCGACACCCGACGAGATCCCGTACGGGCACTACGACGCCCTCTACTTCGACGACGCCAACAAGTTCTGCGGCATCCCGCGCCGCCGCGAACTGGTCGTACCGGCGGCTCGCGGGTGCCCGGTCGGCTGCTCCTACTGCGAGGTGCCACTGATCTACACGCGGAAGGAACGGCGGCTCACGGTCGAGCGGACGCTCCAGTACATCGAGGAGTCGTTCGCCGCGGCGCCGTTCGAGTACGTGGCGTTCTACGCGCCGACGTTCACGCTGGACAAGAAGTGGATGGAGGAGCTCTGCCGGGAACTGACCGGCCGCGGTTCCCCGTACCCGTGGAAGTGCGCGACGACGGTCCACCACCTCAGCGAGGGGATGATCCGGTCGATGGGGGCGGCCGGCTGCGTCCGGATCAGCGTCGGTCTGGAGACGCTCGACCCGCAGGAGGGCGCGTTGCTGCCCCGGGCGAAGCAGAAGTCCGCGGTGGACCTCGACCGGCTCTCGGCCTGGTGCAAGGAGTCGGGCATCGAGCTGAACTGCTTCGTCATCGTCGGGCTGCCCGGCACCACGATCGAGGGGGCCGAGCGGACCATCGAGGCCGTCCAGGAGCGCGGGGGCCGGGCCCGGCCGACCGTGTACGCCCCCTGGGAGCTCGCGGGCCCGGACCTCCTCGACCACGAGATGGCCGCGTTCAACCGGCAGTTGTTCGTGCCGGGCACCCACGCGCTGACCGACGAGGAGCTGGCCCGCGGCTACGACATCGTCTTCGGCAGCCAGCCGGACGTCACGCAGGTGTTCGAGAACATCCCCGCCCGCGCCGCCGGCCCGGCCCTGCGCCCGGCATGA
- a CDS encoding aminotransferase class I/II-fold pyridoxal phosphate-dependent enzyme, translated as MRDETLVPAREGAGSPFLRESAGRFRNRRVRVPDEVNLKNCGLLDSRAAAVHRATLAEFDPNDVLTYPILQPVYGMLADRFGVDTDSLVLTAGSDPGLNLLTRAFPEVSRIVLHQPNFDGWAKFAAISGCVLDPVAPDPETGLFDLRDLARRLRAGAPAFVVVTTPHSFTGQVHAREELAELADAVAEHGSLLVVDTAYLAFTEGGEELVRGLAGLRHVVRVNTFSKSYGLSGARIAVTVAHPATARHLFDLDPEGSVSAPAVALLRRSLEEQAVFTSIWADVRRLRERFAAEVERAVPGWHARPSGGNFVTWDVPDPADAGAASRHLLGRGIVVRDLSGAPGLPAAVRIAVANEAVVRRVVAALGDRYREGVA; from the coding sequence ATGAGGGACGAGACGCTCGTGCCGGCGCGGGAAGGGGCGGGCTCCCCCTTCCTGCGGGAGAGCGCCGGCCGGTTCCGCAACCGGCGCGTCCGGGTCCCCGACGAGGTCAACCTAAAGAACTGCGGGCTGCTGGACAGCCGGGCGGCGGCGGTGCACCGGGCCACGCTGGCGGAGTTCGACCCGAACGACGTGCTGACCTACCCCATCCTCCAGCCGGTCTACGGCATGCTCGCCGACCGGTTCGGGGTGGACACCGACTCCCTCGTCCTGACCGCGGGCAGCGATCCCGGGCTGAACCTGCTGACCCGGGCGTTCCCGGAGGTGTCGCGGATCGTCCTGCACCAGCCGAACTTCGACGGCTGGGCGAAGTTCGCGGCGATCTCGGGCTGTGTCCTGGACCCCGTGGCCCCCGACCCGGAGACCGGGCTGTTCGACCTCCGTGACCTGGCGCGGCGGCTGCGCGCGGGTGCGCCGGCGTTCGTCGTCGTCACCACCCCGCACAGCTTCACCGGGCAGGTGCACGCAAGGGAGGAACTGGCCGAGCTGGCCGACGCGGTGGCGGAGCACGGCAGTCTGCTGGTCGTGGACACCGCCTACCTGGCGTTCACCGAGGGCGGCGAGGAGCTGGTGCGCGGGCTCGCCGGTCTGCGGCACGTCGTCCGCGTCAACACGTTCTCCAAGTCCTACGGGCTGTCGGGCGCCCGGATCGCGGTGACGGTCGCTCACCCGGCCACCGCCCGCCACCTGTTCGACCTGGACCCGGAGGGCTCGGTCTCCGCTCCGGCGGTCGCGCTGCTGCGGCGTTCACTGGAGGAGCAGGCCGTCTTCACCTCGATCTGGGCCGACGTGCGGCGGCTGCGGGAGCGGTTCGCGGCCGAGGTCGAGCGCGCGGTGCCCGGCTGGCACGCCCGGCCGAGCGGCGGGAACTTCGTCACCTGGGACGTCCCCGATCCGGCGGACGCCGGGGCCGCGAGCCGGCACCTCCTGGGGCGGGGGATCGTCGTACGGGACCTGTCCGGCGCGCCGGGGCTGCCGGCCGCCGTCCGTATCGCGGTCGCGAACGAGGCCGTCGTCCGCCGGGTCGTCGCCGCCCTGGGCGACCGGTACCGCGAAGGGGTGGCATGA
- a CDS encoding tyrosine-protein phosphatase: MNTRRITVPGLPNVRDLGGLRGPGGGYLRRGLLLRGPAPSPETAPALGGLGIRTVVDLRLEEERRQYRGPEYTGATVLSRPVAGDMSRIRGNVRPRPSDYLANYRDMLTRAAPVAAEIVDLLAEGAEVPVYICCAMGKDRTGVVSALVLRALGVRTADVARDYALTARAYRALRSADARPSWTREDTLAQLRLRTSTPAATMHSLIAGIEAEHGSVARMLTLHGLREETRLRTVIGAFTHPVHL, translated from the coding sequence ATGAACACCCGGAGGATCACGGTTCCGGGCCTGCCCAACGTGCGCGATCTGGGCGGGCTGCGCGGCCCCGGCGGGGGGTACCTGCGGCGGGGGCTCCTCCTCCGGGGGCCGGCGCCGTCCCCGGAGACGGCGCCGGCGCTCGGCGGCCTGGGCATCCGCACCGTCGTCGACCTGCGCCTGGAGGAGGAACGCCGGCAGTACCGGGGGCCCGAGTACACGGGCGCGACCGTGCTGTCCCGGCCCGTGGCCGGCGACATGAGCCGTATCCGGGGCAATGTGCGGCCCCGGCCCAGCGACTACCTCGCGAACTACCGTGACATGCTGACGAGGGCGGCGCCGGTCGCGGCGGAGATCGTGGACCTGCTCGCCGAAGGGGCGGAGGTCCCCGTCTACATCTGCTGCGCGATGGGCAAGGACCGCACCGGCGTCGTCAGCGCCCTGGTCCTGCGGGCGCTCGGGGTGCGGACGGCGGACGTCGCCCGGGACTACGCCCTGACCGCCCGCGCCTACCGCGCCCTGCGCAGCGCCGACGCCCGTCCGAGCTGGACCCGCGAGGACACCCTCGCGCAGCTGCGGCTGCGGACCTCCACGCCGGCGGCGACGATGCACTCCCTGATCGCGGGGATCGAAGCCGAACACGGCAGCGTCGCCCGGATGCTCACGCTCCACGGCCTCCGGGAGGAGACCCGGTTGCGCACGGTCATCGGCGCGTTCACCCATCCCGTTCACCTGTGA
- a CDS encoding prolyl hydroxylase family protein — protein sequence MSLVDIETISRAELEQDPFGHVVIPRSFVTDAVAEKLRGEFSDDGFEESERTDLNRSDKQYRMFNRNLVTAGAVDEDQVRTLPANWQQLVADVVSRPYREALSALTGVDLERCLVEARMTRYARGCWIEPHTDRPDKAVTHLFYFNDGWDPQWRGDLRLLRSADMADCAKRVAPTTGTSVVLVRSDRSWHGVPPVADTCPVDRRALLVHFVRP from the coding sequence GTGTCCCTAGTCGACATCGAGACCATCAGCCGGGCCGAGCTGGAACAGGACCCGTTCGGCCACGTGGTGATCCCTCGCTCGTTCGTCACGGACGCCGTCGCCGAGAAGCTGCGCGGCGAGTTCAGCGACGACGGCTTCGAGGAGTCCGAGCGCACCGACCTGAACCGGTCCGACAAGCAGTACCGGATGTTCAACCGCAACCTCGTGACCGCCGGCGCGGTCGACGAGGACCAGGTGCGCACGCTCCCCGCGAACTGGCAGCAGCTCGTCGCGGACGTCGTCTCCCGGCCCTACCGTGAGGCGCTGTCCGCGCTCACCGGCGTGGACCTGGAGCGGTGTCTGGTCGAGGCCCGTATGACCCGCTACGCGCGGGGCTGCTGGATCGAGCCGCACACCGACCGCCCGGACAAGGCGGTGACCCACCTCTTCTACTTCAACGACGGGTGGGACCCGCAGTGGAGAGGTGACCTGCGGCTGCTGCGCAGCGCCGACATGGCCGACTGCGCGAAGCGGGTGGCGCCGACCACCGGGACGTCCGTCGTGCTCGTCCGCTCGGACCGGTCCTGGCACGGCGTGCCGCCGGTCGCCGACACCTGCCCCGTGGACCGGCGGGCACTGCTCGTGCACTTCGTCCGCCCGTGA
- a CDS encoding MFS transporter: MIPFLTGRGRETPGKRTYLVALTVDCVGNGLWAPVALIFFTRGQHLPLAHVGAALTVGGLLGLLAGPVNGLLVDRWGPANGAALSYAVRTGVFALFPLVSATWQVGALAVVAAAADRLFWTSSTPLLARLVPAGELMGVLSTASVLKVSGWAAGGAIGATAGGLLIHSGTGLHLVAYANGLTYAAAMGLVLTVRRHLRPSPVAEPPADGRAWRWRDLRDAPGFLRLCLLTLLLAFVSDCLTTMLPVVAVVVLRQPSWVPGVVTGVACVAMAVARRPAVAYARRVSAPKALRLAACFFTLSVLVMAPSGWAGPVTTAVVLAAALIGALGDALFAPVVTTTANAAAPPGLEGRYNATFQTSFGIAGAVAPAAGTALLAHGNTVLWLGLAAVCAGTALSVGFLMRPTRPVAAPAAAPLRRIVVGGISGAGKTTLAAALAGALDIRHIEMDALYHGPGWTHRAEFANDVERATRAPAWICDAQYHWVVGDLLGERADTFVWLDLPRRTVMRRVLWRSVVRAATGRELWHGNRETWRSMLRNPRHPLRWAWSQHATRRAETAAFLRLHPGLAVVHLTDAGQARQWLRSIPHRTLPPDPSSLSSGGTPMQDRWREPAPPGEPLLEIHGGNRLSGAVRTSGFKHSLVTTVAAAATASAPVRIENCPDIVETAVLGEIFRAAGAHAHYDGAAETFTVDASAWDRAELPADLVGRIHGSLYLLPALVSRNGVARLSASGGCPIGEGPRGRPVEHLLDVMGRFGVTTRLTADGSADLTAQRLTPCTIDMLDYTRNKALMSGPCYSGAVKTALLMGAVTHGTTTLRHPYLKPDVTDMVTVLRDLGADIEFAGPETWVIHGRGPESLDRPADVTLIPDLIEVVTWICAGVLLADEPLRITGPGIDRAVHALAPEFDLLDRMGVRVDVGADEVTAHPLTKPLRPVEFTAMSRGVFSDNQPFLALLGAYAEGPTYIREAVWEHRFGFAPELEALGMRTAVDDTVLRVDGPCPPHRPGTDLHATDLRAAAVLLLAALAVPGRTTLRNHHHLARGYRDLVEDLVKLGADIRHTTAPDVGPKPTAGAGVDPA, translated from the coding sequence GTGATCCCGTTCCTGACCGGCCGGGGGCGGGAGACGCCCGGGAAGCGCACCTACCTCGTGGCGCTGACCGTCGACTGCGTGGGCAACGGCCTGTGGGCGCCGGTCGCGCTGATCTTCTTCACCCGGGGCCAGCATCTCCCCCTGGCGCACGTCGGTGCCGCGCTGACGGTCGGCGGGCTCCTCGGCCTGCTTGCGGGGCCGGTGAACGGCCTGCTGGTGGACCGGTGGGGCCCGGCGAACGGGGCGGCCCTGAGCTACGCCGTGCGCACCGGGGTGTTCGCGCTGTTCCCCTTGGTCTCCGCCACGTGGCAGGTCGGCGCGCTCGCCGTCGTCGCGGCTGCCGCGGACCGGCTGTTCTGGACGTCCAGCACCCCTCTGCTGGCCCGGCTGGTCCCGGCCGGGGAGCTGATGGGCGTGCTGAGCACGGCGAGCGTGCTGAAGGTCAGCGGGTGGGCGGCGGGCGGTGCGATCGGCGCGACCGCCGGGGGCCTGCTGATCCACAGCGGTACGGGACTGCACCTGGTCGCGTACGCCAACGGCCTCACCTACGCGGCGGCCATGGGCCTGGTGCTCACGGTGCGCCGGCACCTCCGGCCCTCCCCCGTGGCCGAGCCCCCGGCCGACGGGCGGGCGTGGCGGTGGCGCGACCTGCGCGACGCCCCCGGCTTCCTGCGGCTGTGCCTGCTGACGCTGTTGCTGGCGTTCGTCTCCGACTGCCTGACGACGATGCTCCCGGTGGTCGCCGTCGTGGTGCTGAGGCAGCCGTCCTGGGTGCCGGGGGTGGTGACCGGCGTCGCCTGCGTGGCGATGGCCGTGGCCCGGCGGCCCGCGGTCGCCTACGCGCGGCGTGTCTCCGCCCCGAAGGCGCTGCGCCTGGCGGCGTGCTTCTTCACCCTGTCGGTCCTCGTCATGGCGCCGTCCGGCTGGGCGGGTCCGGTGACCACCGCGGTCGTCCTGGCCGCGGCGCTGATCGGCGCGCTCGGCGACGCGCTGTTCGCGCCGGTCGTCACGACGACGGCGAACGCCGCCGCGCCGCCCGGTCTGGAGGGCCGCTACAACGCGACTTTCCAGACGTCCTTCGGGATCGCGGGCGCCGTGGCCCCGGCGGCCGGGACGGCGCTGCTGGCCCACGGGAACACCGTGCTGTGGCTCGGCCTGGCCGCCGTCTGCGCGGGGACGGCCCTGTCGGTCGGGTTCCTCATGCGGCCCACCCGGCCGGTGGCGGCGCCCGCAGCCGCGCCGCTGCGGCGGATCGTCGTCGGCGGGATCTCCGGCGCGGGCAAGACGACGCTGGCCGCCGCCCTGGCCGGGGCGCTGGACATCAGGCACATCGAGATGGACGCGCTCTACCACGGTCCCGGCTGGACCCACCGGGCGGAGTTCGCGAACGACGTCGAGCGCGCCACGCGGGCACCGGCGTGGATCTGCGACGCCCAGTACCACTGGGTCGTCGGCGACCTGCTCGGCGAGCGCGCCGACACGTTCGTCTGGCTCGACCTGCCCCGCCGGACCGTCATGCGCCGCGTGCTGTGGCGCTCGGTGGTCCGGGCCGCCACGGGCCGGGAGCTGTGGCACGGCAACCGGGAGACCTGGCGGTCGATGCTGCGCAACCCGCGCCACCCGCTGCGCTGGGCCTGGTCCCAGCACGCCACCCGGCGGGCCGAGACGGCCGCCTTCCTCCGCCTGCACCCCGGCCTCGCCGTCGTCCACCTGACCGATGCGGGGCAGGCGCGGCAGTGGCTGCGCTCGATTCCGCACCGGACCCTTCCGCCCGACCCCTCATCACTCAGCTCAGGAGGTACCCCCATGCAGGACCGTTGGCGAGAACCCGCTCCCCCTGGTGAGCCGCTGCTGGAGATCCACGGCGGGAACCGGCTCTCCGGGGCCGTCCGCACCTCCGGGTTCAAGCACTCCCTGGTCACCACCGTGGCCGCCGCGGCCACCGCGAGCGCGCCGGTGCGCATCGAGAACTGCCCGGACATCGTCGAGACCGCGGTGCTGGGCGAGATCTTCCGCGCCGCGGGCGCGCACGCGCACTACGACGGGGCGGCCGAGACGTTCACCGTCGACGCCTCCGCCTGGGACCGCGCGGAGCTGCCGGCCGATCTCGTCGGCCGCATCCACGGTTCGCTCTACCTGCTGCCCGCCCTCGTCTCCCGCAACGGCGTGGCCCGGCTGTCCGCGAGCGGCGGCTGCCCGATCGGCGAAGGCCCGCGCGGGAGGCCCGTCGAACACCTGCTGGACGTGATGGGGCGGTTCGGCGTCACCACCCGGCTCACGGCGGACGGCTCCGCGGACCTCACGGCGCAGCGGCTCACCCCCTGCACCATCGACATGCTCGACTACACGCGCAACAAGGCGCTCATGAGCGGGCCCTGCTACAGCGGTGCGGTCAAGACCGCGCTGCTGATGGGCGCGGTCACGCACGGGACGACCACGCTGCGGCACCCGTACCTCAAGCCCGACGTGACCGACATGGTCACCGTGCTGCGCGACCTGGGCGCCGACATCGAGTTCGCCGGGCCCGAGACGTGGGTGATCCACGGGCGCGGCCCCGAGTCGCTGGACCGGCCCGCCGACGTGACACTGATCCCCGACCTGATCGAGGTGGTCACCTGGATCTGCGCCGGTGTCCTGCTGGCGGACGAGCCGCTGCGGATCACCGGGCCGGGCATCGACCGCGCGGTCCACGCGCTCGCGCCCGAGTTCGACCTGCTGGACCGCATGGGGGTGCGGGTCGACGTCGGCGCCGACGAGGTGACCGCGCACCCGCTGACGAAGCCGTTGCGGCCCGTGGAGTTCACCGCCATGTCACGCGGCGTGTTCAGCGACAACCAGCCCTTCCTGGCCCTGCTGGGGGCGTACGCCGAAGGCCCCACCTACATCAGGGAGGCCGTCTGGGAGCACCGTTTCGGCTTCGCCCCGGAGCTGGAGGCGCTCGGCATGCGGACGGCGGTCGACGACACGGTCCTGCGCGTCGACGGCCCCTGCCCGCCGCACCGGCCCGGCACCGACCTCCACGCCACCGACCTGCGCGCCGCCGCGGTCCTGCTGCTCGCCGCGCTCGCGGTACCGGGCCGGACCACGCTGCGCAACCACCACCACCTGGCCCGCGGCTACCGCGACCTGGTCGAGGACCTGGTGAAGCTGGGCGCCGACATCCGGCACACGACGGCGCCCGACGTCGGGCCGAAGCCCACGGCGGGGGCCGGTGTGGACCCGGCCTGA
- a CDS encoding alpha/beta fold hydrolase has protein sequence MDVRSRNQVRVSGRPGGPVVMLAHGFGCDQNLWRLVVPTLEREFRVVLFDHVGAGRSDLSAWSEDRYSGMDGYVDDVLEICRELDLGPVTFVGHSVSAMMGVLAAARHPEYFAGLVLLAPSPCFIDDPAAGYRGGFSAEDIEELLQSLDANYLGWSGSMAPVIMGNPERPELGQELTNSFCATDPEIARVFARVTFLSDNRTDLAQVAVPTLVAQCSSDAIAPPEVGAFVQARIKGSRLITLNATGHCPQLSAPEETAQAIAAFARTLR, from the coding sequence ATGGACGTGCGCAGCAGGAACCAGGTGCGGGTGTCCGGGCGGCCGGGCGGGCCTGTCGTGATGCTGGCGCACGGGTTCGGATGCGACCAGAACCTGTGGCGTCTGGTGGTACCGACGCTGGAGCGTGAGTTCAGGGTGGTGCTCTTCGACCATGTGGGAGCAGGCCGCTCGGACCTGTCGGCGTGGAGCGAGGACCGCTACTCCGGCATGGACGGCTACGTGGACGACGTGCTGGAGATCTGCCGGGAGCTGGACCTCGGTCCGGTGACGTTCGTGGGCCACTCGGTCAGCGCGATGATGGGCGTGCTGGCCGCGGCGCGACACCCGGAGTACTTCGCCGGGCTGGTGCTGCTCGCCCCCTCCCCCTGCTTCATCGACGATCCCGCGGCCGGGTACCGCGGCGGGTTCAGCGCCGAGGACATCGAGGAACTGCTGCAGTCCTTGGACGCGAACTATCTGGGCTGGTCGGGATCGATGGCACCGGTCATCATGGGCAACCCCGAGCGCCCGGAACTGGGGCAGGAGCTGACCAACAGCTTCTGCGCCACCGACCCGGAGATCGCCCGGGTCTTCGCCCGGGTGACGTTCCTGTCCGACAACCGCACCGACCTGGCGCAGGTGGCGGTGCCCACCCTCGTTGCCCAGTGCTCCAGCGACGCCATCGCCCCGCCAGAGGTCGGCGCCTTCGTCCAGGCCCGGATCAAGGGAAGCCGGCTCATCACCCTGAACGCCACTGGGCACTGTCCCCAGCTCAGCGCCCCCGAGGAGACGGCCCAGGCCATCGCCGCGTTCGCGAGGACACTGCGATGA
- a CDS encoding SpoIIE family protein phosphatase — protein MCRNDGDQGCGPDPGQPPDDDRTFAALLEDSVEDLYENAPCGYLSTLLDGQIAKVNTTLLNWLGYTRAELVGRRKFGDLLTTGGRLYHETHFAPLLRMQGEISGIALELRAADGSRMPVLVTSTVKTGSDGQPLLIRTTVFDARDRRAYEQELLRARQEAERERERLRQLATTLQKTLLPPAVENVPGLDVAAYYHIASTDEVGGDFYDLFPLAAGTWGVFLGDVCGKGAEAAAVTSLARYTLRAAAVYDPDPAAVLGNLNTVLNHEYNGTDPRFCTVVFGLLTPDGDQDGFRITLSSGGHPPALLLRADGTADYLPTPGGQLIGVLPDADIATITFRLGPGDTLLLHTDGLTEAHTAIRGERYGDEALLDFVRALAPTTAQGTITAVRDLLGTLGTGVDDDTAVLAVHVPRADRAEEQ, from the coding sequence ATGTGCCGGAACGACGGCGACCAGGGCTGCGGCCCGGATCCCGGGCAGCCCCCGGACGACGACCGGACTTTCGCCGCTCTGCTGGAAGACAGTGTCGAGGACCTGTACGAGAACGCCCCGTGCGGATATCTCTCCACCCTGCTGGACGGGCAGATCGCCAAGGTCAACACCACTCTGCTGAACTGGCTGGGCTACACCCGCGCGGAGCTGGTCGGCCGGAGGAAGTTCGGTGATCTCCTCACCACCGGTGGGCGGCTCTATCACGAGACGCACTTCGCGCCGCTCCTGCGCATGCAGGGCGAGATCAGCGGCATCGCACTGGAGCTGAGGGCGGCCGATGGCAGCCGGATGCCGGTCCTCGTGACCTCCACCGTCAAGACCGGCAGCGACGGGCAGCCGCTGCTGATCCGTACCACCGTCTTCGACGCCCGTGACCGCCGCGCCTACGAGCAGGAGCTGCTGCGCGCCCGCCAGGAGGCCGAGCGCGAACGCGAACGCCTCCGGCAACTGGCCACCACCCTGCAGAAGACGCTGCTGCCGCCGGCGGTGGAGAACGTGCCCGGCCTGGACGTGGCCGCGTACTACCACATCGCCTCGACCGACGAGGTCGGCGGCGACTTCTACGACCTCTTCCCCCTCGCAGCCGGTACCTGGGGAGTGTTCCTCGGAGACGTGTGCGGCAAGGGCGCCGAGGCGGCGGCCGTCACCTCCCTGGCCCGCTACACCCTGCGCGCCGCCGCCGTCTACGACCCCGACCCCGCCGCGGTCCTCGGCAACCTCAACACCGTCCTCAACCACGAGTACAACGGAACCGACCCCCGGTTCTGCACCGTCGTCTTCGGCCTGCTGACCCCCGACGGCGACCAAGACGGCTTCCGTATCACCCTCTCCAGCGGCGGCCACCCCCCGGCGCTGCTGCTCCGCGCGGACGGCACCGCCGACTACCTGCCCACCCCCGGCGGCCAGCTCATCGGCGTCCTGCCCGACGCCGACATCGCCACCATCACCTTCCGCCTCGGTCCCGGGGACACCCTCCTGCTGCACACCGACGGTCTCACCGAGGCCCACACCGCCATCCGCGGCGAACGCTACGGCGATGAAGCCCTTCTCGACTTCGTCCGGGCCTTGGCCCCCACCACCGCCCAGGGCACCATCACAGCCGTCCGCGACCTCCTCGGCACGCTCGGCACCGGAGTGGACGACGACACCGCCGTCCTGGCCGTCCACGTGCCCCGCGCCGACCGGGCAGAGGAACAGTGA